CATATAGTCCCTCTCCCCAATCTGCCATTTGAGGATTAGGTCACCATTCACGCCACGGTTATTGACTAAAGAAGCGCCCTTGCTAGCTTTGTGAAAATCAGTATCCTCCTGCCATTGCTCATAGTCGCTATTACGATTAAGCGTGCCATTGAGAGACAAACGACCGAAAAGAGATACTTTAGTATTCCCCACCTCAAAATATCCTACTCCAAATCCATTGCCTGGTAAAATATCGCTTCTAGCCGCCACTTGGAAAAATTGATAGGGGCGACGCTTGCTCTTGAGCTTTATATTGAGTATATTCTGATACCCCTTTTGTAGATATCTAGCACTCACGACTTCAATCATCTCTACAGAGGCAATATCCTCAGGATTGATAGGGTTTACTCCAGTATTTACTGGCTTGCCATCCACCAATACAATCGGACTGGTGCCATCCTCCATCTTGATGCTCTGTATTGCAACGTTTACCCTTAGGCGAGGGATTTCACTAAGTGCCACAAAAGGATTACGACTACTCTTTGCTTTTTCACTTAAAAAGTATACCTCTCCAGTAGCTGTTTGCCTTACTCGATCACCAACAACCTCCAACTCTCCAAGTGTCATAGCGCTATCAGGTTGTAGTACAAACCGTAGATCCAATAAGTCTTTATCAAAAGTAAAAGTCTGTACATACTCAGCATAGCCCAAAGCGTTGATCTCCAATAGGAATGTCCCCGATGGGATATTCTCAATTGAAAACTTGCCCTCCTCACTGGCAAGAGAAATAGCCACCAGTTGATCACCCTCAGAGAGCATCAACTGAGCACCAGTGATTGGTTCTCCATCTATATTTACTACAATTCCTTTAAACTGATTTTGTGCGTATATGCCTTTCATGTTTAACAATACAAAAATCAGTATCAAAAAAAACTTCCTATATTTTTTCCCCATAGTGATAGC
This portion of the Porphyromonadaceae bacterium W3.11 genome encodes:
- a CDS encoding carboxypeptidase regulatory-like domain-containing protein gives rise to the protein MKGIYAQNQFKGIVVNIDGEPITGAQLMLSEGDQLVAISLASEEGKFSIENIPSGTFLLEINALGYAEYVQTFTFDKDLLDLRFVLQPDSAMTLGELEVVGDRVRQTATGEVYFLSEKAKSSRNPFVALSEIPRLRVNVAIQSIKMEDGTSPIVLVDGKPVNTGVNPINPEDIASVEMIEVVSARYLQKGYQNILNIKLKSKRRPYQFFQVAARSDILPGNGFGVGYFEVGNTKVSLFGRLSLNGTLNRNSDYEQWQEDTDFHKASKGASLVNNRGVNGDLILKWQIGERDYM